One window of the Pedobacter ginsengisoli genome contains the following:
- a CDS encoding ROK family protein, whose amino-acid sequence MNTKTSKLPFIGVDIGGSHITAAHVDSSTYKVIHSTMQRLRVASMDSAEVIIQSWVDALSSLIVKSPEEIIRIGIAMPGPFDYEEGISLMKGMQKYDSLYGLNVRTVLSEKLGIPGEHIVFINDAEAFLRGELASGAASDFERAIGITLGTGLGSTSNGQGRVKDMNLAFAPFLDSIAEEYISTRWFLKHYKELTGKEAKNVEELLATADDSVIEQLFEEFSTNLAAFLNDFIANENPQVLVIGGNIAKTWDHFITKLQEKLVNKTVVIKQSEMWEDAALVGAACTWISN is encoded by the coding sequence ATGAACACTAAAACCTCTAAACTTCCCTTTATTGGGGTTGACATAGGCGGATCTCACATTACAGCAGCACACGTAGATAGCTCAACATATAAAGTTATTCATAGCACTATGCAACGTTTACGCGTAGCATCAATGGATAGTGCAGAAGTAATTATTCAATCGTGGGTAGATGCGCTTTCGTCGCTAATAGTAAAATCACCTGAAGAAATTATCAGAATTGGTATAGCCATGCCAGGACCATTTGATTATGAGGAAGGTATTTCGTTGATGAAAGGGATGCAGAAATACGATTCTTTATATGGCTTAAACGTTCGCACTGTTTTATCAGAAAAATTAGGTATTCCGGGCGAGCATATCGTTTTTATAAATGATGCCGAAGCATTTTTAAGAGGTGAACTTGCCTCAGGGGCAGCTTCAGATTTTGAAAGGGCCATAGGAATAACTTTGGGTACAGGACTTGGATCAACAAGTAACGGACAGGGAAGAGTAAAGGATATGAACCTTGCGTTTGCCCCTTTTCTTGACAGCATTGCAGAAGAATACATATCAACCAGATGGTTCCTGAAACATTATAAAGAGCTAACCGGAAAAGAAGCAAAAAATGTTGAAGAATTGCTTGCCACAGCAGATGATTCTGTAATTGAACAATTGTTTGAAGAGTTTTCTACAAACCTGGCTGCTTTCTTAAATGACTTTATTGCTAATGAAAACCCACAGGTTTTAGTAATTGGTGGCAATATTGCCAAAACATGGGATCATTTTATTACTAAATTGCAGGAAAAATTAGTTAATAAAACCGTGGTAATAAAGCAAAGCGAGATGTGGGAAG